In Primulina eburnea isolate SZY01 chromosome 5, ASM2296580v1, whole genome shotgun sequence, a single window of DNA contains:
- the LOC140832668 gene encoding mannan endo-1,4-beta-mannosidase 7-like, with amino-acid sequence METPFISIFLHPSFGHRDKKRKMRLWGSIFLVIFLIYERKIYFKVSAEDGFVSTEGVHFMLNGTPFYANGFNAYWLMYLASDKSQRNKVSSAFEEAANHGLAIARTWAFGDGGYFSLQYSPGSYNEQMFQGLDFVISEAGRYGMKLILSLVNNYEDCGGKKRYVEWARNQGQHMSSDDDFFTNSLVKGYYRNHIKVVLTRQNSITGVAYRDDPTIMAWELMNEPRCANDESGRTIQAWISEMASYLKSIDTNHLLEAGLEGFYGQSDSQKQQNNPYFQVGTDFISNNQIPHIDFATVHSYPDQWLTSESDEAQLSFLSNWLESHIQDAHDILQKPLLFAEFGKSSRDPGYDTNKRDELLSVVYSAIYSSATGGGAAAGGLFWQLLTEGMDNFRDGYEIIFNESPSTDGVIVEQSSKLNKIRRMYARMRNSSECT; translated from the exons ATGGAAACTCCTTTCATCTCCATATTTTTACACCCTTCTTTTGGACACAGAGACAAGAAGAGGAAAATGAGGTTGTGGGGTTCCATTTTCTTGGTAATTTTCTTGATATATGAACGTAAAATTTACTTCAAAGTCTCGGCAGAAGATGGATTTGTCTCGACAGAAGGTGTCCATTTCATGCTTAATGGAACCCCATTTTATGCTAATGGATTCAATGCTTACTGGTTGATGTATTTGGCCTCCGATAAATCTCAGAGAAACAAAGTCTCTTCTGCATTTGAAGAAGCTGCAAATCATGGCCTTGCCATCGCAAGAACATGGGCCTTCGGGGACGGAGGATATTTCTCTCTCCAGTATTCTCCAGGCTCGTACAATGAGCAGATGTTTCAG GGACTGGATTTTGTGATATCTGAGGCTGGAAGATACGGAATGAAGCTGATTCTAAGCTTGGTGAACAACTACGAGGATTGTGGAGGGAAGAAACGGTATGTAGAGTGGGCAAGAAATCAAGGACAACACATGTCATCAGATGATGATTTCTTCACAAATTCACTAGTAAAGGGTTACTACAGAAACCATATCAAA GTTGTCCTCACAAGACAAAACAGCATCACGGGAGTTGCTTACAGGGATGATCCCACAATCATGGCTTGGGAGCTTATGAATGAACCAAGATGCGCCAATGATGAGTCTGGGAGGACTATACAG GCATGGATTTCAGAAATGGCTTCCTACTTGAAATCTATAGACACTAATCACCTCCTGGAAGCTGGACTCGAAGGCTTCTACGGACAATCAGATTCACAAAAGCAGCAGAACAACCCATATTTTCAAGTTGGAACAGATTTCATATCAAACAACCAGATTCCCCACATAGATTTCGCAACCGTTCACTCGTATCCGGACCAATG GTTGACAAGCGAAAGTGACGAGGCACAGCTCTCATTCTTGAGCAATTGGCTGGAAAGCCACATTCAAGATGCGCATGACATTCTGCAGAAGCCCCTATTATTCGCAGAGTTTGGCAAGTCTTCGAGAGACCCAGGATATGACACGAATAAGAGAGATGAACTGTTGAGCGTAGTTTACTCTGCTATTTATTCGTCTGCCACAGGTGGTGGAGCCGCTGCCGGTGGCTTGTTTTGGCAACTTCTAACAGAAGGTATGGATAATTTCCGGGACGGATACGAAATCATATTCAACGAAAGCCCTTCCACAGATGGTGTTATAGTAGAACAGTCGAGTAAGCTCAACAAGATCAGGAGAATGTATGCAAGAATGAGAAACTCGTCGGAGTGCACTTGA
- the LOC140832670 gene encoding LOW QUALITY PROTEIN: bifunctional nuclease 1 (The sequence of the model RefSeq protein was modified relative to this genomic sequence to represent the inferred CDS: deleted 1 base in 1 codon; substituted 1 base at 1 genomic stop codon): MEVGLKLEIFGDTLKGISRWLHLQGPVVFPVIRSKQTGVYSVLLVLFFXKINSLEVDFWGSKGRKVAASNTGFLQNSKKCNMIRCSFSSSSNGNGSTAENSNENDADYVESSVIEAVEVKSGSDGFMIKMRDGKHLRCIHNNPQGSHFPDYAPHPAIVLKMEDGTGLLLPIIVLEMPSVLLMAAIRNVQIARPTMYQVVKDMIEKMGYTVKHVRVTKRVHEAYFAELHLVKLDNEAESVRFDLRPSDAINIAVRCKVPIQVNKFLAYNDGMRVVESAKVSVQSSLSDGQFFTELDRPTGQPCIDTKEFDLVRNMLIAVVEERYRDAASWRDKLTQLRSKKNWV; encoded by the exons ATGGAAGTGGGGTTAAAACTTGAGATTTTTGGGGATACG TTGAAAGGAATTTCGAGATGGCTTCATTTGCAAGGCCCTGTAGTTTTCCCTGTGATCAGATCAAAACAAACGGGAGTCTACTCGGTG CTTTTGGTTCTCTTTTTCTGAAAGATAAATTCATTAGAAGTGGATTTTTGGGGCTCAAAGGGCCGAAAAGTGGCAGCATCTAATACAGGTTTTCTGCAAAATTCAAAGAAATGCAACATGATTAGGTGTAGTTTCAGTTCATCATCGAATGGTAATGGAAGCACGGCTGAAAATTCCAATGAGAATGATGCTGATTATGTCGAGTCTAGCGTGATAGAAGCTG TTGAGGTGAAAAGTGGCTCGGATGGTTTCATGATCAAGATGCGAGATGGTAAGCATTTGAGATGTATCCATAACAATCCTCAGGGAAGTCATTTTCCGGATTATGCACCACATCCTGCAATTGTGTTGAAGATGGAAGACGGAACTGGACTTCTCCTCCCAATTATAGTTT TGGAAATGCCAAGCGTGCTACTCATGGCAGCTATACGCAATGTTCAAATT GCTAGGCCTACGATGTATCAAGTAGTGAAGGATATGATTGAGAAGATGGGCTATACG GTTAAACATGTACGTGTCACCAAAAGGGTACACGAGGCATATTTTGCTGAGCTTCATCTTGTAAAG TTGGATAATGAAGCCGAGAGTGTCAGATTCGATCTACGGCCCTCAGATGCAATTAACATTGCAGTGAGATGCAAG GTGCCGATACAAGTGAACAAGTTCTTGGCTTATAATGATGGAATGAGGGTCGTTGAATCTGCAAAGGTGTCTGTGCAGAGCTCTTTGTCGGATGGCCAATTTTTCACCGAGCTGGACAG GCCTACTGGACAGCCATGTATTGATACAAAGGAGTTTGATCTAGTACGGAACATGCTAATTGCTGTGGTCGAGGAACGTTACAGAGATGCAG CTTCATGGAGGGATAAATTGACTCAGCTCCGCTCGAAGAAGAACTGGGTGTAG